From the genome of Scytonema hofmannii PCC 7110, one region includes:
- a CDS encoding phycobiliprotein lyase produces MDIKEFFELSGGKWFSHRTSHHLAFKQSEDGKSDIVIESLAKDHPEVIKLCQHNEVDPNLASCGARVTWNGTMEWDEEKHTGSTVLAVVPDEDNPNEGKLLREMGYAEKAPVAGRYKMGSDDTLTLTTEYETMWSEERLWFASPNLRMRVGVLKRFGGFSMATLTTEIRMGGGQPAEAAEATSSVTSDQ; encoded by the coding sequence ATGGATATAAAAGAGTTTTTTGAATTAAGTGGTGGGAAATGGTTCTCTCATCGTACCAGTCATCATTTGGCATTTAAGCAATCGGAAGATGGTAAATCGGATATTGTGATTGAATCTTTGGCAAAAGATCATCCTGAAGTCATCAAACTTTGCCAGCACAACGAAGTCGATCCCAACCTTGCTTCCTGTGGTGCCAGGGTAACTTGGAATGGCACGATGGAATGGGATGAAGAAAAGCATACTGGTTCCACAGTGTTAGCTGTTGTACCAGATGAAGATAATCCCAATGAAGGTAAGTTATTGCGGGAAATGGGCTATGCTGAGAAAGCTCCAGTTGCCGGACGCTATAAGATGGGCAGTGATGACACCTTAACTCTGACAACAGAGTACGAAACTATGTGGTCTGAGGAACGCCTTTGGTTTGCCAGTCCCAATTTGCGGATGCGAGTTGGTGTTTTGAAGCGGTTTGGCGGTTTTAGCATGGCTACCTTGACGACTGAAATTCGCATGGGTGGGGGTCAACCTGCGGAAGCGGCAGAAGCAACTAGTTCAGTGACCAGTGACCAGTGA
- a CDS encoding HEAT repeat domain-containing protein — MATPSIKEISTQLESDNLRDRMVALASLREVPAEDAVPLIKKVLDDESIQLRSMAIFALGIKQTAECYPLLIKILETDPDYGMRADAAGALGYLEDKRAVEPLMRAFYEDTDWLVRFSAAVSLGNLKDKRARDILIKALDSEEVVLQQAAIAAIGEIKDVESVDLILRFAQSEDWLVRQRLAEALGHLPTPKSVSALKYLEKDNHPHVSESSTISLKRLEEAGYQA; from the coding sequence ATGGCAACTCCAAGCATAAAGGAAATTTCCACTCAGTTAGAAAGTGACAATTTACGCGATCGCATGGTCGCCCTTGCATCTCTAAGGGAAGTTCCGGCAGAAGACGCAGTTCCTTTGATCAAGAAAGTATTGGATGACGAATCTATCCAACTGCGATCGATGGCAATTTTTGCTTTAGGCATCAAGCAAACAGCAGAATGCTATCCCCTTCTGATCAAAATTTTAGAAACAGATCCGGATTACGGTATGCGTGCTGATGCTGCTGGTGCATTAGGTTACTTAGAAGACAAAAGAGCTGTTGAACCTTTGATGCGGGCATTTTATGAAGATACCGACTGGCTGGTACGCTTTAGCGCTGCCGTATCTCTTGGTAATCTTAAAGACAAACGCGCCCGTGATATCCTGATCAAAGCTCTGGACAGCGAGGAAGTTGTTTTGCAACAAGCTGCGATCGCTGCAATTGGAGAAATCAAAGATGTCGAGTCTGTAGATTTAATTCTACGCTTTGCCCAGTCAGAAGATTGGTTGGTGCGGCAACGTCTTGCAGAAGCTTTAGGTCATCTTCCCACCCCAAAGAGCGTCTCTGCCCTAAAATACCTAGAAAAAGATAACCATCCACACGTTTCTGAATCATCAACGATTTCTTTAAAGCGACTTGAGGAAGCAGGTTATCAAGCTTAA
- a CDS encoding MFS transporter, producing MNNSDADAHSEQVYQPEKLDLKTKLAFGAGDLGPAITANISIFFLMIFFTNVAGISAGLAGSILLIGKIWDAVNDPFVGVLTDRTKSRWGRRLPWLFYGAIPFSLFFFLQWIIPRFSDDPKVNVWGLFWYYVVVGLVSQVFYTVVNLPYTAMTPELTQDYDERTSLNSFRFAFSIGGSILSLLLAKVVFDNIANRQQQYLVLAAICSVISILGLYCCVWGLRDRVMAFEAKRTAAQEETVSIPIKEQLKIVFSNRPFLFVIGIYLFSWLAVQVTASIIPYFVVNWMRLKESDVPTALIGVQGTALLMLFVWSAASQKFGKKAVYFMGMSLWLIAQAGLFFLQPNQVGLMYVLAVMAGVGVSTAYLVPWSMMPDVIELDELQTGQRREGIFYGFMVLLQKFGLALGLFLVGIALETSGFKEAVAGQSALPVQPESALFAIRIATGPIPAICLIFGLILTYFYPITREMHAQIVLQLKERQNR from the coding sequence ATGAACAATTCTGACGCAGATGCTCATTCCGAACAAGTCTATCAGCCAGAAAAACTAGACTTAAAAACAAAACTTGCTTTTGGTGCGGGTGACTTGGGACCAGCAATAACTGCAAACATCAGCATCTTTTTTCTGATGATTTTTTTTACTAATGTCGCTGGTATCTCAGCAGGGTTGGCTGGCAGTATACTACTGATTGGGAAAATTTGGGATGCAGTTAACGATCCTTTTGTTGGAGTACTTACCGATCGCACAAAATCCAGGTGGGGACGACGTTTACCGTGGTTATTCTATGGGGCAATCCCTTTTAGTTTGTTCTTCTTTTTGCAATGGATTATACCTCGATTTAGTGACGATCCCAAAGTTAATGTTTGGGGTTTATTTTGGTATTACGTTGTCGTTGGATTGGTATCACAGGTATTCTACACTGTGGTCAACTTGCCATACACGGCAATGACTCCAGAACTGACTCAAGATTACGACGAACGTACCAGCCTTAACAGCTTTCGTTTTGCTTTTTCCATTGGTGGCAGCATTTTGTCCCTACTACTGGCAAAAGTTGTTTTTGATAATATAGCTAACCGCCAACAGCAATATCTAGTGTTAGCTGCAATTTGTAGTGTAATCTCAATATTAGGGCTGTACTGCTGTGTTTGGGGTCTTCGCGATCGCGTTATGGCTTTTGAAGCCAAGCGTACTGCTGCCCAAGAGGAAACTGTCTCCATACCTATAAAAGAGCAGCTAAAAATCGTTTTTAGCAATCGACCTTTTCTCTTCGTTATTGGAATATACCTTTTTTCCTGGTTAGCCGTACAGGTGACAGCAAGTATCATTCCTTACTTTGTTGTTAACTGGATGCGACTTAAAGAATCAGATGTTCCAACAGCACTGATCGGAGTTCAAGGAACTGCTCTTTTGATGCTCTTTGTATGGAGTGCAGCAAGTCAGAAATTTGGGAAAAAAGCTGTTTATTTTATGGGCATGAGTTTATGGCTGATAGCACAAGCAGGGCTATTTTTTTTACAACCCAATCAAGTAGGTTTAATGTATGTCCTAGCAGTTATGGCAGGGGTTGGTGTTTCTACCGCCTATCTCGTACCTTGGTCGATGATGCCAGATGTGATTGAATTGGATGAACTTCAAACCGGACAGCGAAGAGAAGGGATTTTTTACGGCTTTATGGTTTTGCTGCAAAAGTTTGGTTTGGCATTGGGGCTGTTTTTAGTCGGGATAGCCCTAGAAACTTCTGGTTTTAAAGAAGCAGTTGCGGGGCAAAGCGCACTCCCCGTGCAACCAGAGTCAGCACTTTTTGCTATCCGCATTGCGACTGGTCCCATCCCTGCGATTTGTTTAATTTTTGGGCTGATTTTAACGTATTTTTACCCAATTACCCGTGAGATGCACGCGCAAATCGTGCTGCAGCTCAAAGAACGGCAAAACAGGTAA
- a CDS encoding phosphoribosyltransferase: protein MPDLYVSWSDYHQKIEQLAAKIYQSRWEFNQIVCLARGGLRVGDILSRIYKQPLAILATSSYSGLGKQERGNLIFSRHLTMTTEHLGSRILLVDDLVDSGITLQKCIPWLQENSNSPIEDIRTGVLWYKACSVIVPDYYIDYLPDNPWIHQPFEPYELMNPADLVVMVSS, encoded by the coding sequence ATGCCAGACCTTTACGTTTCTTGGTCAGATTATCACCAAAAAATTGAACAACTGGCTGCTAAAATCTACCAGTCTAGGTGGGAATTTAACCAGATTGTTTGTCTTGCACGAGGAGGACTGAGGGTTGGAGATATTCTTTCCCGTATTTATAAGCAGCCCTTGGCAATTTTAGCAACATCATCTTACAGTGGTCTGGGAAAGCAAGAGAGAGGAAATCTCATCTTTTCTCGCCATTTAACCATGACAACTGAACATTTAGGTTCGCGCATTCTTTTAGTGGATGATTTGGTGGATTCTGGAATTACGCTTCAAAAGTGCATTCCATGGTTACAAGAAAACAGCAATTCTCCTATAGAAGACATTCGGACGGGTGTCCTCTGGTACAAAGCTTGCTCTGTTATAGTACCGGATTACTACATCGATTACCTACCAGACAACCCCTGGATACACCAACCTTTTGAACCATACGAATTAATGAATCCGGCGGATTTGGTGGTAATGGTTAGTAGTTAG
- a CDS encoding AEC family transporter, with amino-acid sequence MFKLLELYLLLVGLVLLGYILGRNLPATVPTQLGRFLFWVGVPISIVIFLRKADLSGPIWIAPAIAFLAILLGAFLAWLGIKGQTYLTNTTPQNPTQGSFILAAMVGNTGYIGYPVTLSIVGTQYFAWALFYDLLGTTLGAYGLGVAIAARFGNTAQSYKQVLHAILINPALWSFGFGFLLRQAKIPQPIDFFLEKVAWCSVALSLVLIGMRLSKLNSWRSFPRATMSVGIKMLVVPLLVSSIIPLFGLTGEAAQVILLQMAMPPAFATLVLAETFNLDRDLAVTALAMGTMLLLFTLPLWLVVSG; translated from the coding sequence TTGTTTAAACTCTTAGAACTGTACCTTTTGCTAGTGGGTCTAGTCCTTCTTGGATATATCCTGGGACGCAACTTACCCGCTACAGTTCCTACCCAACTAGGTAGGTTCCTTTTCTGGGTAGGAGTACCGATAAGCATTGTAATTTTTTTACGAAAAGCTGACCTGTCGGGACCGATTTGGATTGCACCAGCGATCGCCTTCCTAGCTATTTTACTAGGAGCGTTTTTAGCTTGGCTAGGAATTAAAGGACAAACCTATTTGACTAATACTACACCTCAGAACCCGACTCAAGGTAGTTTTATCCTAGCGGCAATGGTGGGTAACACAGGTTATATTGGCTATCCTGTCACACTGTCAATAGTTGGCACTCAGTATTTTGCATGGGCATTGTTTTACGATTTGCTGGGGACAACATTAGGGGCTTACGGATTAGGTGTTGCAATAGCCGCCCGTTTTGGCAATACTGCTCAAAGTTACAAGCAAGTGCTTCATGCCATTCTCATCAATCCAGCCTTATGGAGTTTTGGATTTGGTTTCCTCCTCCGACAAGCTAAAATACCCCAACCCATCGATTTTTTTCTAGAGAAAGTAGCTTGGTGTTCCGTTGCCTTATCCCTTGTATTAATCGGGATGCGGCTGAGCAAACTCAATTCTTGGCGCAGTTTCCCAAGAGCGACCATGAGTGTGGGGATCAAAATGTTAGTTGTTCCCTTATTGGTCAGCAGCATTATACCGCTCTTTGGTTTAACCGGAGAAGCAGCACAAGTTATTTTACTACAAATGGCAATGCCGCCAGCCTTTGCCACATTAGTTCTTGCTGAAACCTTTAACCTCGATCGCGATCTTGCAGTTACTGCATTGGCAATGGGAACCATGCTACTGTTGTTTACTTTGCCATTGTGGTTAGTAGTTAGTGGATAG
- a CDS encoding M15 family metallopeptidase — MSNAGFPEQPQDTPPSKSEDIPAALRDTPDAETKVRFRGFIWLGGGVAGFLLLALLSGLFFLFIESKKPSNSKLSPASSNPTTSQESGNSAKVNDEDFVLGHFSYSEASLAELQPITGDGRIKLRATAAQKYQEMVAAARSAGVILVPISGFRSIQEQEQLFFVVGAQRNQTPAQRAAVSAPPGHSEHHTGYAVDIGDGAAPSTNLNTNFEKTKAFQWLQANAARFSFELSFPKENPQGVSYEPWHWRFVGDRGSLETFYRAKNYKPTQAQ, encoded by the coding sequence GTGAGTAATGCTGGTTTTCCCGAACAACCACAGGACACACCACCTAGTAAAAGTGAAGATATCCCGGCAGCTTTACGCGATACTCCTGATGCAGAAACTAAGGTGCGCTTCCGAGGGTTCATTTGGTTGGGTGGAGGAGTCGCGGGATTTCTCCTCCTGGCTCTGTTGAGCGGTTTGTTTTTCCTTTTTATTGAATCCAAAAAACCAAGTAATTCCAAACTTTCTCCTGCAAGTTCAAATCCTACAACTTCGCAAGAATCTGGAAATTCTGCCAAAGTTAATGATGAAGATTTTGTGTTGGGGCATTTTTCCTACTCAGAAGCCTCTTTAGCTGAACTTCAACCGATTACTGGTGATGGACGTATTAAATTGAGAGCAACTGCTGCTCAAAAATATCAAGAGATGGTAGCAGCAGCAAGAAGCGCGGGAGTTATTTTAGTTCCAATTTCCGGTTTTCGCTCCATACAAGAACAAGAACAGTTATTTTTTGTAGTTGGTGCTCAGCGAAACCAGACACCCGCACAACGAGCGGCTGTCAGCGCACCTCCCGGTCATAGCGAACATCATACAGGTTACGCTGTAGACATTGGGGATGGAGCCGCACCATCTACTAATCTCAATACTAATTTTGAAAAAACAAAAGCTTTTCAGTGGTTGCAAGCGAATGCAGCCCGTTTTAGTTTTGAGTTGTCATTTCCCAAGGAGAATCCTCAAGGAGTAAGTTATGAACCATGGCACTGGCGTTTTGTAGGCGATCGCGGTAGCTTGGAAACTTTTTACAGAGCTAAGAATTATAAACCCACCCAAGCACAATAA
- a CDS encoding sensor histidine kinase gives MNADANVSLGIHGYPSLEQSQERLKLIVQQTPLIVVEWNTRFEVQTWNPAAEKAFGYRKEEVLGQHFSFIVPEEYRAYVDDVAKQILAQHGGSHAINENLTKNGQRITCEWFNAPMIDSTGELLGGLSVALDISDRKRAEAAVIQKTQELEQALQDLQNAQLQIVQSEKMASLGNLVAGVAHEINNPIGFLNGSINNAKDYVQDLLRHLRLYQQHYPQAATPIQNHAEDIDLEFLSEDLPKLLDSMKGATDRITSISTSLRTFSRADTDYKVSANLHEGLDSTLLILKYRLKANEHRPAINIMKEYGKLPQIKCFPSQINQVFMNILANAIDVFDEMTQTQSFVELRANRQQITIYTQALENWVQIRIRDNGKGMTEDVSAKIFDHLFTTKAVGKGTGFGLAIARQIVVEKHNGELSVHSTPGQGTEFTILLPVK, from the coding sequence ATGAATGCAGATGCAAATGTAAGTCTGGGAATTCACGGATACCCTTCGTTAGAGCAGTCTCAAGAACGGCTAAAACTGATAGTTCAGCAAACACCACTTATAGTCGTTGAATGGAATACTCGATTTGAGGTGCAAACTTGGAATCCAGCAGCAGAGAAAGCGTTCGGCTATCGCAAAGAGGAAGTGTTAGGTCAGCATTTCAGTTTCATTGTTCCAGAAGAATATCGTGCTTATGTGGATGATGTCGCCAAACAAATATTAGCTCAGCATGGCGGATCTCATGCAATTAATGAGAACTTGACAAAAAACGGTCAGCGTATCACCTGTGAGTGGTTTAACGCTCCAATGATTGACTCCACAGGTGAGCTTTTAGGTGGTCTTTCTGTAGCCCTAGATATTAGCGATCGCAAACGTGCTGAAGCTGCTGTCATTCAAAAAACTCAAGAACTCGAACAAGCCTTGCAAGATCTGCAAAACGCCCAACTGCAAATTGTCCAGAGCGAAAAAATGGCATCCTTAGGCAACCTTGTAGCAGGCGTTGCCCACGAAATCAATAACCCTATCGGCTTCCTCAACGGTAGCATTAACAACGCCAAAGACTACGTTCAAGACCTGCTCAGACATTTGAGGCTCTATCAGCAACATTATCCTCAAGCAGCAACACCCATTCAAAACCATGCTGAAGATATCGACCTAGAATTCTTGAGCGAGGACTTACCTAAATTACTGGACTCAATGAAAGGAGCAACAGATCGCATCACATCCATCAGTACCAGTCTCCGCACCTTCTCCCGCGCTGACACTGACTATAAAGTCAGCGCTAACTTACACGAGGGACTTGATAGCACCCTGCTCATTCTGAAATACCGCCTTAAAGCCAACGAACACCGTCCTGCTATCAATATTATGAAAGAATATGGCAAGTTGCCCCAAATCAAGTGCTTCCCCAGTCAAATAAATCAAGTGTTTATGAACATTTTGGCAAATGCGATCGATGTGTTTGACGAGATGACACAAACACAGTCATTTGTCGAACTCCGAGCCAATCGGCAACAAATTACTATTTACACGCAGGCGTTGGAAAACTGGGTACAGATCCGGATTCGTGATAATGGTAAAGGCATGACAGAAGATGTGTCAGCCAAAATCTTTGACCATTTGTTTACTACCAAAGCTGTTGGCAAAGGAACGGGATTTGGATTAGCGATCGCCCGTCAAATTGTTGTGGAAAAGCATAATGGAGAGCTTAGCGTACACTCTACACCGGGTCAAGGAACAGAATTTACAATTTTGTTGCCCGTGAAATAA
- a CDS encoding tetratricopeptide repeat protein: protein MHRLAIELAFIFTILIWLYFSIFCHEMGHFMTAKILRFNPYLVRIGVGRTILNYKILNTLIEIKAIPTGGFTNISNIAQQGLKSKLILIHISGPLSNLFLGLLLYFISNNLEFIEIISNLSSIEFLIFITNLIPLKTYQDGRTYSSDGKQILDTLIKSKQKIIQKLLGLSRYTLDKNNTSLIYFNNDIELLYAAFQVEALLQQKKYDNAIEILEQILNHPNCLTRDKVYIIDVLASIVINYGEIKYLQKADNWSLQALEIASNLKTVQGTRGAILIEMGKYYEGKEILLPLTEVGNDGVDIAVSCCYIAKADYFLGNEEQVNYWLKKAGKIGMANHILLRIKREINR, encoded by the coding sequence ATGCACCGATTAGCTATAGAATTAGCCTTTATTTTTACTATTTTAATTTGGCTATATTTTTCAATTTTTTGTCATGAAATGGGTCATTTTATGACAGCTAAAATATTAAGATTTAATCCCTATCTTGTAAGAATAGGAGTAGGTAGAACAATACTAAATTACAAAATTTTGAATACATTAATTGAGATAAAAGCTATTCCTACAGGTGGATTTACTAATATATCTAATATAGCTCAACAAGGGTTAAAATCTAAGCTTATACTCATACACATAAGCGGACCATTGAGTAATTTATTTTTAGGCTTACTTCTCTATTTTATTTCTAATAATTTAGAATTTATAGAAATCATTAGCAATTTATCTAGTATAGAGTTTTTAATATTCATTACTAACCTTATACCTTTGAAGACATATCAAGATGGTAGAACATATTCAAGCGATGGCAAGCAAATCCTAGATACTTTAATAAAAAGTAAGCAGAAAATTATTCAAAAGCTATTAGGCTTAAGTAGATACACATTAGATAAAAATAATACTTCTCTTATTTACTTTAACAATGATATTGAACTTTTATATGCAGCTTTTCAAGTAGAAGCATTATTACAGCAAAAAAAATATGATAATGCAATTGAAATTCTAGAACAGATTTTAAATCACCCTAACTGTTTAACTAGAGATAAAGTTTATATTATAGATGTTTTAGCTTCCATTGTGATAAATTACGGAGAAATAAAATATCTCCAGAAAGCAGATAACTGGTCTTTACAAGCATTAGAAATAGCTAGCAATCTTAAAACCGTTCAAGGAACTAGGGGTGCTATTCTTATAGAAATGGGTAAATACTATGAAGGAAAAGAAATACTTTTACCTTTAACGGAAGTAGGTAATGATGGCGTTGATATAGCGGTTAGTTGTTGTTATATTGCTAAAGCCGATTATTTTTTAGGCAATGAAGAGCAAGTCAACTATTGGCTTAAGAAAGCTGGTAAAATTGGGATGGCAAATCATATTTTGCTAAGAATAAAAAGGGAAATTAATCGATAG